Proteins encoded within one genomic window of Ovis aries strain OAR_USU_Benz2616 breed Rambouillet chromosome 1, ARS-UI_Ramb_v3.0, whole genome shotgun sequence:
- the ZDHHC19 gene encoding palmitoyltransferase ZDHHC19 — MPLLKDDMPLMKEPHPSPQAPLPWVLPSLFAAFNVVLLVIFSGLFFAFPCRWLAQNGQWAFPIIAGLLFILTFFSLISLNFSDPGILHQGSNEQGPLMVHVVWVNHRAFRLQWCQKCCFHRPPRTYHCPWCNICVEDFDHHCKWVNNCIGHRNFRFFMLLVLSLCLYSGAMLVTCLIFLVRTTHLSFSMDKAIAYPLGCGDPRPNSEGGEELSTEGRGHRGGQS; from the exons ATGCCGCTCTTGAAGGATGACATGCCGCTCATGAAGGAGCCCCACCCCTCACCTCAGGCCCCGCTCCCCTGGGTCCTCCCAAGCTTATTTGCCGCCTTCAACGTGGTGCTGCTGGTCATTTTCAGTGGCCTCTTCTTCGCATTTCC CTGCAGGTGGCTGGCCCAGAATGGGCAATGGGCCTTTCCCATCATCGCAGGCCTCCTCTTTATCCTCACCTTCTTCAGTCTCATTTCACTCAACTTCTCAGACCCGGGCATCTTGCATCAAG GATCCAATGAACAGGGGCCCCTGATGGTACATGTGGTATGGGTGAACCACAGGGCCTTCCGCCTGCAGTGGTGCCAAAAGTGCTGCTTCCACCGCCCGCCCCGGACCTACCACTGTCCCTGGTGCAACATCTGTGTGGAG GACTTTGACCACCACTGCAAGTGGGTCAATAACTGCATCGGTCACCGCAACTTCCGCTTCTTCATGCTGCTTGTCCTGTCCTTATGCCTCTACTCGGGTGCCATGCTGGTCACCTGCCTGATCTTCCTGGTGCGTACGACCCACCTATCCTTCTCCATGGACAAGGCCATCGCGTATCCGCTGGGGTGTGGGGACCCACGACCAAACAGTGAGGGTGGCGAGGAGCTGTCAACAGAGGGGCGGGGTCACCGGGGGGGGCAGAGTTAA